The genome window GAACGCCGGGTGACTCAAGTGCTGGTTTCGTGAATCGCAGCGATAAATAATTTTTTGATAGGCTCGCTCTCTTGGCGCAAATTATTTCTTCGATCTGCATTCCATCCAAAATAAATTATGGAATTCTACAAACGCGAAACCCTATGTTATAGTACTTACCTTCAGAAACCGTATAATGGAACGCCGAACGGCAACTGCTGGAATAATCGAACCAACTCCCGCCTCTGATAACAATGGACGTCCCTGTTTCAGGACCTTGCGGATCGACTTGCGGCCATCTCGCGTAAGGCGCTTCCCACCAATCCGAACACCATTCCCATACGTTTCCGTGCATATCATAAAGTCCCCAAGGATTGGGCAGTTTCAAACCTACTTCGTGAGGCTGATCGCTCGAATTTGTGCACCACCACATATACTGGTCGTGAATCGGCGAAAATTCCCGTTGATCGTCTGTTTCAAGAATATCCCCATAAGAAAATCGCGTCCTTGTTCCCGCTCGGCAAGCGTATTCCCATTCCGCTTCCGTGGGCAAACGAAAGATTCCTTGACCTAGTTGGTTCAATTTTTCAATGAATTCCTGGCAATCGCTCCATAAGAGATTTTCAACGGGATTGTTTGGATTTCCTTGAAAATTGGATGGATTCGACCCCATAACCGCTTGCCACTGCGCTTGTGTTAATTCATATTTCCCCAAATAGAAATCCTTCGATATCGTCACTTCATGCGGCGGCCAATCGTAATCGTTCGATCGTCCGCGTTCGCTGTAAGGCGCACCCATTACAAACATCCCCGTTTTAATCAAGACCATCTCCAACGGCTTCGCGCCTTCGGGAAGATTGGGAAGAGGAATTGTAACCGAAATCCCGCTTGGCGCCGGCGTTGCGGGAAAAGTAAGGCTCTTCGAAGCGAAAAGAGCGTCCTCCACTAAATAGACTTCCAACCGGTCGATCCACACCGTCGTCACTCCGAAGCCGCCGGTTCCGGCGACTTGAATGGCGGGAGTGATATCCGTCCCTGAATCGGGTTGATAGAGCAAGGTCAGGCAATACTCGGATTCGATCATCTTTGAAGAATTAGCGGGAATATGAGTCGCGATGGAGCCATCCATATTCTCTCCCGTCTGTAAGTCGCCTTTTAGAGCAACGAGAGCCAGTTGCGCGTCTAGGCCGTTGGCTCGCGCAATTAAACGCAATAAAACTGGCTTTCCTTGATTTTGAATCGGATTCATGGCCAGTAGAAACGCAACTTGTTTACCCTGAACCTGAACTTGCATCCCTAATTTATCGTTGGATGACGGCATCTCTCCCGAATTGAACGCCGCGAACGCCACGCGGCCCGCCGGCGTTCCCAATTGAAAGCCGCCGGGAATCGCCGACCACCGATTTTCCAATAACGTCGGCTGTTCGAATTCGTATTGGAAATAGAAATTCGCCGCGCTGGAACCGGTCGCCATCGGGATCGAGGCGAATCCATGCGTTTCGGGATGCGCCTCCAATATCTCGCAAGACGCGGCGAAGACAATGAGAAAGCGCAAAAACAATCGGTCATATATCGTCTTATAATTCATTTTCGATATCCTGGTTTCCAAACCAACGCCTCCCTTTTATTCTCGAATCCTAAAAACACTATTTCGTTAACATAACGCTATTTATTTCTTTTTACAAGATGGCGATAATGCGCGATTGAATTTTTTCGCAACATTTCCATAATAATTTTTACAGAAATACTCCTATCATTTTTCAGTGGACATCGAATCCTCATTTACTTGCGCATTATAATCTTCATATCATTGCATAATGCTTACGCCGCAGAGCGCTAAACGACAGTTTTTTTTCTTTGACCAAAGAAAGGCTATAATTGACAGGGATGCGCAAGCGCTATTCAAAGGAAAAAGACAAAAACAAATTAAGGGATTTTGTCGGGATCCTATCAAATAAATAATCTTGCTTTATAAAACCGAGAGTTGTAAATTTTATTCATATAGCATGTTGATATAACCATCCTATAAAAACGGCGGATTTCGCCTGCGAGGAAACGATGCGGTTCAGCGAA of Candidatus Omnitrophota bacterium contains these proteins:
- a CDS encoding formylglycine-generating enzyme family protein codes for the protein MNYKTIYDRLFLRFLIVFAASCEILEAHPETHGFASIPMATGSSAANFYFQYEFEQPTLLENRWSAIPGGFQLGTPAGRVAFAAFNSGEMPSSNDKLGMQVQVQGKQVAFLLAMNPIQNQGKPVLLRLIARANGLDAQLALVALKGDLQTGENMDGSIATHIPANSSKMIESEYCLTLLYQPDSGTDITPAIQVAGTGGFGVTTVWIDRLEVYLVEDALFASKSLTFPATPAPSGISVTIPLPNLPEGAKPLEMVLIKTGMFVMGAPYSERGRSNDYDWPPHEVTISKDFYLGKYELTQAQWQAVMGSNPSNFQGNPNNPVENLLWSDCQEFIEKLNQLGQGIFRLPTEAEWEYACRAGTRTRFSYGDILETDDQREFSPIHDQYMWWCTNSSDQPHEVGLKLPNPWGLYDMHGNVWEWCSDWWEAPYARWPQVDPQGPETGTSIVIRGGSWFDYSSSCRSAFHYTVSEGKYYNIGFRVCRIP